The Xanthobacter flavus genome includes a window with the following:
- a CDS encoding OmpP1/FadL family transporter: MTTHNRASAIHIWSRRVAPVLAIPAVAIPAVLAGGSAEAGGFGLREQSSYYQGTSFAGTAAGGDGLAAMTWNPAAISFNPGLNVEGNVTYIAPHASIDVFAAGAPITGTSLGTVGVSDMIDNGTLPTFFATYAWDKWAIGFGMTSPYGLVTDAPCNWSGRYYGCYSRIFDMNAQVSVAYKVTDWMTIGGGLNVNYIDAKLTNAQFAGFVPPANNLYAQVDGDDIGFGINLGVLFTLAPGTTLGIGYKSQVTHTLNGELDLSVAKLIPLQNRYVTAGLTLPDQVTASFRSQLDPKWTVLGTVEWTNWSTVQELVVKANNIPVSTLDLQWNDGWFFSGGVEYQWDPKLALRTGIGYELTPVPDSTRSPRLPDTNRLWVSAGFTYNFTQQFSFDFAYTHLFGETSPIFLTPADPANALRGTLVGQVSDGYADMISVGLRYKFDAPQAAALITK; this comes from the coding sequence ATGACGACGCACAATCGGGCCAGTGCGATTCACATTTGGTCGCGGCGCGTGGCTCCGGTGCTTGCCATTCCTGCCGTCGCGATTCCCGCCGTGCTGGCGGGCGGTTCGGCCGAGGCCGGTGGGTTCGGGCTGCGCGAGCAGAGTTCCTATTACCAGGGCACGTCATTTGCCGGTACGGCGGCGGGCGGCGACGGCCTCGCCGCCATGACCTGGAACCCCGCGGCCATCAGCTTCAATCCGGGGCTGAATGTCGAAGGCAACGTCACCTACATCGCGCCGCATGCGTCCATCGACGTGTTCGCGGCGGGCGCGCCCATCACCGGTACGAGCCTCGGCACCGTCGGTGTCAGCGACATGATCGACAACGGCACCCTGCCGACCTTCTTCGCCACCTACGCCTGGGACAAGTGGGCGATCGGATTCGGCATGACCTCGCCCTACGGCCTCGTCACCGATGCGCCGTGCAACTGGTCCGGCCGCTATTACGGCTGCTACAGCCGCATCTTCGACATGAACGCCCAGGTCTCGGTGGCCTACAAGGTGACCGACTGGATGACGATCGGCGGCGGCCTCAACGTCAATTACATCGACGCCAAGCTCACCAACGCCCAGTTCGCCGGCTTCGTGCCGCCCGCCAACAATCTCTATGCCCAGGTGGACGGCGACGACATCGGCTTCGGCATCAATCTCGGCGTCCTGTTCACCCTAGCGCCCGGCACCACCCTCGGCATCGGGTACAAGTCCCAGGTCACGCACACGCTCAACGGCGAGCTGGACCTTTCGGTCGCGAAGCTCATCCCGTTGCAGAACCGCTATGTCACTGCCGGTCTCACCCTTCCGGATCAGGTCACGGCCTCCTTCCGCTCGCAGCTCGATCCCAAATGGACCGTGCTCGGCACCGTCGAGTGGACCAACTGGTCCACGGTGCAGGAACTGGTGGTGAAGGCCAACAACATCCCGGTCAGCACCCTCGACCTCCAGTGGAATGACGGATGGTTCTTCTCCGGCGGTGTCGAATATCAGTGGGATCCGAAGCTCGCCCTGCGCACCGGCATCGGCTACGAGCTGACCCCGGTGCCTGATTCCACGCGCTCCCCGCGCCTGCCGGACACCAACCGTCTGTGGGTCTCGGCCGGCTTCACCTACAATTTCACGCAGCAGTTCTCGTTCGATTTCGCCTACACGCACCTGTTCGGCGAGACGAGCCCCATCTTCCTCACGCCGGCGGACCCCGCCAACGCGCTGCGCGGCACGCTGGTCGGCCAGGTGAGCGATGGCTATGCCGACATGATTTCGGTCGGCCTGCGCTACAAGTTCGACGCGCCGCAGGCGGCGGCTCTCATCACCAAGTAG
- a CDS encoding MerR family transcriptional regulator, with product MTDTFYTVTQLARDLSVTPRTIRFYEDKGLITPRRAGTMRVYTKRDRARMALILRGKRLGFSLREIKDYLDLYDLDPSQAEQIRLLLKKVQDRLEMLEDQRLALEESIIELKDIEEQALAALAIETGDQKAAG from the coding sequence TTGACCGACACGTTCTACACCGTGACGCAGCTGGCGCGGGATCTCTCCGTCACGCCGCGGACCATCCGCTTCTATGAGGACAAGGGGCTCATCACCCCCCGCCGCGCCGGCACCATGCGCGTTTACACCAAGCGTGACCGCGCCCGGATGGCGCTGATCCTGCGCGGCAAGCGCCTGGGCTTTTCGCTGCGCGAGATCAAGGACTATCTGGACCTTTACGACCTCGACCCGAGCCAGGCCGAGCAGATCCGCCTGCTGCTGAAGAAGGTGCAGGATCGCCTCGAAATGCTGGAAGATCAGCGTCTTGCGCTTGAGGAAAGCATTATCGAGCTGAAAGACATAGAGGAGCAGGCGCTCGCTGCCCTCGCCATCGAGACCGGCGACCAGAAGGCCGCCGGCTAG